One window of Papaver somniferum cultivar HN1 chromosome 9, ASM357369v1, whole genome shotgun sequence genomic DNA carries:
- the LOC113307604 gene encoding FT-interacting protein 1-like, with protein sequence MQRPNPDFSLKETAPHLGGGGLTGDKLTSTYDLVEQMQYLYVRVVKAKDLPGKDATGCCDPYVEVKLGNYKGMTRHFEKRSNPEWNQVFAFSKERIQSSVIEVLVKDKDLVKDDIIGRVMFDLNDVPKRVPPDSPLAPQWYRLEDRKSDKVRGELMLAVWMGTQADEAFPEAWHSDAATVGGEGVTNIRSKVYLSPKLWYLRVNVIEAQDLLVTDKTRFPEVYVKAVLGNQALRTKISQSRNINPMWNEDMMFVAAEPFEEHLVLSVEDRVAPNKDEVLGKCVIPLQNVARRLDHKPVLTKWFNLEKHILVDGEKKKDNKFASRLHLRICLDGGYHVLDESTHYSSDLRPTAKPLWKQSIGVLELGILTANGLLPMKTKDGRGTTDAYCVAKYGQKWIRTRTIIDCPTPKWNEQYTWEVFDPCTVITIGVFDNCHLQGGDKSVGAKDSRIGKVRIRLSTLETDRVYTHSYPLLVLQPSGLKKMGEIQLAVRFTCSSLLNMMHIYSQPLLPKMHYLHPLSVTQLENLRHQACQIVSIRLSRAEPPLRKEVVEYMLDVDSHMWSMRRSRANFFRIMGVLSSLVAVVKWFSQICNWKNPLTTVLIHILFIILVLYPELILPTIFLYLFLIGVWYFRWRPRNPPHMDTRLSHAENVHPDELDEEFDTFPTSRPSDMVRMRYDRLRSVAGRIQTVVGDLATQGERFQSLLSWRDPRASTLFITFCLIAAIVLYVTPFRVVALLTGFYVLRHPRFRHKLPSAPLNFFRRLPARTDSMI encoded by the coding sequence ATGCAGCGTCCAAATCCAGATTTCTCATTAAAAGAGACTGCACCACATCTTGGTGGTGGAGGTCTAACCGGTGATAAACTCACCAGTACTTATGACTTAGTTGAACAAATGCAGTATTTGTATGTTAGAGTTGTTAAAGCTAAGGATTTACCAGGAAAGGATGCTACTGGTTGTTGTGATCCTTATGTTGAAGTTAAACTTGGTAATTATAAGGGAATGACTCGCCATTTCGAAAAGAGGTCCAATCCTGAATGGAATCAGGTTTTTGCTTTTTCGAAAGAACGGATTCAATCTTCTGTTATTGAGGTTTTGGTGAAAGATAAGGATTTAGTAAAAGATGATATTATCGGAAGAGTTATGTTTGATCTCAATGATGTGCCAAAGAGGGTTCCACCTGATAGTCCTTTGGCTCCGCAATGGTATAGACTTGAAGATCGAAAGAGTGACAAGGTTAGAGGTGAACTCATGTTGGCTGTTTGGATGGGTACTCAAGCCGACGAAGCATTCCCAGAAGCATGGCATTCAGATGCAGCGACTGTTGGGGGCGAAGGCGTCACTAATATTCGGTCCAAGGTATATCTTTCTCCCAAGCTTTGGTATCTTAGGGTTAACGTGATTGAAGCTCAAGATTTGCTAGTTACTGATAAGACTAGATTTCCAGAAGTTTATGTGAAAGCAGTACTTGGAAATCAGGCGTTGAGAACTAAAATTTCTCAGAGTCGGAATATAAATCCAATGTGGAATGAGGATATGATGTTTGTAGCAGCTGAACCATTTGAGGAACATTTGGTTCTGAGTGTGGAAGACAGAGTGGCACCAAACAAGGATGAGGTTTTGGGTAAGTGTGTGATTCCTTTGCAGAATGTGGCTAGGAGGTTGGATCATAAACCAGTGCTGACAAAGTGGTTTAATCTTGAGAAACATATTCTTGTTGATGgggagaagaagaaggacaataaATTTGCCAGTAGGCTTCATTTGAGGATCTGCTTAGATGGTGGTTATCATGTTCTTGATGAATCAACTCACTACAGTAGTGATCTTAGGCCCACAGCAAAACCTTTGTGGAAGCAGAGCATTGGGGTACTTGAGTTGGGAATCTTGACTGCAAATGGATTGTTGCCAATGAAGACGAAAGATGGGCGAGGGACAACAGATGCTTACTGTGTTGCCAAGTATGGGCAGAAGTGGATTAGGACCAGAACAATTATAGATTGCCCTACCCCAAAGTGGAATGAGCAATACACTTGGGAGGTTTTTGACCCATGTACTGTGATTACAATTGGAGTGTTTGATAACTGCCATTTACAAGGAGGAGATAAATCTGTGGGTGCAAAAGATTCAAGGATTGGAAAAGTGCGTATTCGACTTTCTACACTTGAAACTGACCGGGTCTACACTCACTCGTATCCGCTTCTGGTTTTACAACCTTCTGGACTCAAGAAGATGGGTGAAATTCAACTGGCTGTACGGTTCACATGCTCCTCTTTGCTTAATATGATGCATATTTACTCGCAGCCACTCTTACCAAAAATGCATTATCTTCATCCATTATCGGTTACTCAGCTCGAGAACTTGAGGCACCAGGCATGTCAAATCGTCTCTATAAGACTTAGTCGTGCTGAGCCTCCATTGAGGAAGGAGGTTGTTGAGTATATGTTGGATGTGGATTCACATATGTGGAGTATGAGAAGGAGCAGAGCTAATTTCTTCAGAATTATGGGAGTGTTAAGCAGCCTAGTGGCAGTGGTAAAATGGTTTAGTCAGATATGCAATTGGAAGAACCCTCTGACGACAGTTCTGATTCACATCCTGTTTATAATACTTGTCCTTTATCCTGAGTTAATCCTCCCGACAATCTTTCTCTACCTTTTCTtgattggtgtttggtacttccGGTGGAGACCTAGGAATCCCCCTCACATGGATACGCGGCTTTCACATGCAGAGAATGTACACCCTGATGAACTGGATGAGGAGTTCGACACATTTCCTACTTCTCGGCCTTCTGACATGGTGAGGATGAGATACGACCGTTTAAGAAGTGTTGCTGGGAGAATACAAACAGTTGTGGGTGACTTGGCAACTCAAGGGGAGAGATTCCAGTCTCTACTTAGCTGGAGGGACCCTAGGGCTTCGACTTTGTTCATCACTTTCTGTTTGATTGCAGCCATTGTGCTTTATGTTACTCCATTTCGCGTAGTGGCTCTTCTTACAGGTTTTTATGTATTAAGGCATCCTCGATTCCGCCACAAGCTTCCTTCAGCGCCGCTCAACTTCTTCCGCAGACTGCCTGCGAGAACAGATAGCATGATATGA
- the LOC113307605 gene encoding fruit bromelain-like → MNKLKGIVATLYRPSSFNRATSMSFSSGANCNSGKSTILGRIQVTDKDLESEENLMDLYERWMRHYGKIRTDIDEKNRRFQTFKKKVMDMNLERHCILGMFSDTSREEYPNWRGCKLPSVEAESEGMSFEEWRARMSEFPHEETYEEMERRLLGRVE, encoded by the exons ATGAACAAGCTCAAGGGTATCGTTGCTACTCTTTATCGGCCATCGTCATTCAATCGTGCTACATCAATGAGCTTCAGCTCGGGCGCAAATTGTAACTCTGGTAAATCAACAATTCTAG GAAGGATACAAGTGACAGACAAGGATTTGGAATCCGAAGAGAATCTGATGGATTTGTACGAAAGGTGGATGAGACACTACGGGAAAATAAGAACTGACATCGACGAGAAGAATAGACGCTTTCAAACTTTTAAAAAGAAAGTAATGGATATGAATTTGGAACGTCATTGTATCCTTGGTATGTTTTCTGATACTAGCAGGGAAGAGTATCCTAATTGGCGGGGATGCAAGCTCCCCAGTGTCGAAGCTGAGAG TGAAGGGATGAGCTTTGAAGAATGGCGTGCAAGAATGTCAGAGTTTCCACATGAGGAAACTTATGAAGAGATGGAGCGACGGTTGCTTGGCCGAGTTGAGTGA